From the genome of Streptomyces sp. V1I1, one region includes:
- a CDS encoding ADP-ribosylglycohydrolase family protein — MTCEPRWREDAGPAEPAPAGPPPSASQGPWGLPAGSGRTPSRPIEGLLLGLAAGDAAGWPSARHRAARMPEWTRRLTRELDDFAEQNATTTLPVPIALNQSPEPLRLGPSDDAEWAAFAAETVLTAAGDLFAGLAPGRRMRAAVDLAWNSLASEVAAAADRAPEVESAVLPLRARISVRAGLGNLATGLRPPATGHDNPHFFDDAACVRAAVLAVVHPGDPAAAAALAEFDARYSQDGDGVHGARAMAAAVAAALGGAPVDDAVDAALAELPDATEIGRNAQHAVKLARDAHGAFELVPLLEHQIVDHVYSYGIAAAETVPVALALATAARGRVAEAVPAAACLSRVADSAPALAGALTGALGGGDAVPATWRDACRILAGCALPRLAGTDLVELAGLLAHTELTAPGGQFRHDDDTRDAHTR, encoded by the coding sequence ATGACGTGCGAGCCGCGGTGGCGCGAGGACGCGGGACCCGCCGAGCCTGCCCCGGCAGGCCCGCCGCCGAGCGCCTCCCAGGGGCCCTGGGGCCTGCCCGCGGGCTCCGGCCGCACCCCGTCCCGTCCCATCGAAGGGCTTCTTCTCGGGCTCGCCGCGGGGGACGCCGCCGGGTGGCCGTCCGCGCGGCATCGGGCCGCGCGGATGCCCGAGTGGACCCGGCGGCTCACCCGTGAGCTCGACGACTTCGCCGAGCAGAACGCGACCACCACGCTCCCCGTCCCCATCGCCCTCAACCAGTCCCCCGAACCCCTCCGCCTCGGTCCTTCCGACGACGCCGAGTGGGCCGCCTTCGCCGCCGAGACCGTGCTCACCGCCGCCGGTGATCTCTTCGCCGGGCTCGCGCCCGGCCGCCGGATGCGCGCCGCCGTCGATCTCGCCTGGAACTCCCTCGCCAGCGAGGTCGCCGCGGCCGCCGACCGCGCCCCCGAGGTCGAGTCCGCCGTACTCCCCCTCCGCGCCCGGATCTCCGTACGCGCCGGGCTCGGCAATCTCGCCACGGGCCTCCGCCCGCCCGCCACCGGCCACGACAACCCGCACTTCTTCGACGACGCCGCCTGCGTACGCGCCGCCGTCCTCGCCGTCGTCCACCCCGGCGACCCGGCCGCCGCCGCCGCGCTCGCCGAGTTCGACGCGCGTTACAGCCAGGACGGCGACGGGGTGCACGGCGCCCGCGCCATGGCGGCGGCCGTGGCCGCGGCGCTCGGCGGCGCGCCCGTCGACGACGCCGTCGACGCCGCCCTCGCCGAACTCCCCGACGCCACCGAAATCGGCCGCAACGCCCAGCACGCCGTCAAGCTCGCCCGCGACGCCCACGGCGCCTTCGAACTCGTACCCCTCCTCGAGCACCAGATCGTCGACCACGTCTACAGCTACGGCATCGCCGCCGCCGAGACCGTCCCCGTCGCCCTCGCCCTCGCCACCGCCGCCCGCGGCCGGGTCGCCGAAGCCGTGCCCGCGGCCGCCTGTCTGTCCCGCGTCGCCGACTCCGCACCCGCCCTCGCCGGCGCCCTGACCGGCGCGCTCGGCGGCGGCGATGCCGTGCCCGCCACCTGGCGCGACGCGTGCCGCATCCTGGCCGGCTGCGCGCTCCCGCGGCTCGCCGGGACGGATCTCGTCGAACTCGCCGGGCTGCTCGCACACACGGAACTGACCGCCCCGGGTGGACAATTCCGGCATGACGACGACACTCGCGACGCTCACACTCGATGA
- a CDS encoding ADP-ribosylglycohydrolase family protein — MELIACNPADPAADAPTAPVTAAAVTTAAVLRDRACGALLGLAVGDALGAPAENMRPSEIRRRWGRIEGFVSEDPAGTDDTEYAIFSGLLLARHGSALTVAHVEKAWHHWIADLDEGPFRGAGFSERGTLENLRRGLAAPISAQHRHAWSDGLAMRAAPFGVFAAGHPAEAARLVAIDGTVSHDGEGIYGGQAVAAGVAAAMAGAGPAGVIGAALSVVPMDSWTARSLRRAVVAAQRTHAHTLAMERAVRSAVVIGGYPWTDLAPEAVGLAFGAFAAARGDFRTSVLTAVNMGRDADTTAAVAGALAGAMSGATAIPPEWSSAIGPVRGSCLPSMTGYHVLDIAELLTPDDDPQAAS, encoded by the coding sequence ATGGAGTTGATTGCATGCAATCCCGCTGATCCCGCGGCCGACGCCCCCACCGCCCCTGTTACGGCCGCCGCAGTTACGACCGCCGCCGTACTCCGCGACCGGGCCTGTGGCGCACTGCTCGGCCTCGCGGTGGGCGATGCGCTCGGCGCCCCCGCCGAGAACATGCGGCCGTCGGAGATCCGCCGCCGGTGGGGTCGTATCGAAGGATTCGTGAGCGAGGACCCGGCGGGTACGGACGACACGGAGTACGCGATCTTCTCCGGCCTGCTGCTGGCGCGGCACGGCTCGGCGCTGACCGTCGCACATGTCGAGAAGGCGTGGCACCACTGGATCGCGGATCTGGACGAAGGCCCGTTCCGCGGAGCGGGGTTCAGCGAACGCGGCACCCTGGAGAACCTGCGGCGCGGGCTCGCCGCACCGATCTCGGCCCAGCACCGGCACGCGTGGAGTGACGGACTGGCGATGCGCGCGGCGCCGTTCGGCGTCTTCGCGGCGGGCCACCCGGCGGAGGCGGCGCGGCTGGTCGCGATCGACGGCACCGTCAGCCACGACGGCGAGGGCATCTACGGCGGCCAGGCGGTTGCGGCGGGCGTCGCCGCGGCGATGGCGGGCGCGGGCCCGGCCGGGGTGATCGGCGCGGCGCTCTCGGTCGTGCCGATGGACTCCTGGACGGCCCGCTCCCTGCGCCGCGCGGTGGTCGCGGCCCAGCGCACCCACGCGCACACCCTGGCGATGGAACGGGCGGTCCGCTCGGCGGTGGTGATCGGCGGCTACCCGTGGACGGACCTGGCCCCTGAGGCGGTGGGCCTGGCGTTCGGCGCGTTCGCGGCGGCCCGCGGAGACTTCCGAACGTCGGTCCTCACCGCGGTCAACATGGGCCGCGACGCGGACACCACGGCGGCGGTCGCCGGCGCGCTGGCCGGGGCGATGTCCGGGGCCACGGCGATCCCCCCGGAATGGTCCTCGGCCATCGGCCCGGTCCGCGGCAGCTGCCTCCCGTCGATGACCGGCTACCACGTCCTGGACATCGCGGAACTGCTCACCCCGGACGACGACCCGCAGGCGGCGTCATGA
- a CDS encoding VIT1/CCC1 transporter family protein, producing the protein MSIIETEATLHAAHRDNHTHRDVNGGWLRPAVFGAMDGLVSNLALMTGVAGGAVSQQTIIITGLAGLAAGAFSMAAGEYTSVASQRELVEAELDVERRELRKHPVDEMEELAALYVARGVEPALAREVAMQLSRDPEQALEIHAREELGIDPDDLPSPTVAAVSSFGSFALGALLPVLPYLLGASSLWPAVLLALVGLFACGALVARVTVRSWWYSGLRQLVLGGTAAAVTYGLGALFGAAL; encoded by the coding sequence GTGTCCATCATCGAAACCGAGGCGACGCTCCACGCAGCGCACCGCGACAACCACACCCACCGTGATGTCAACGGCGGCTGGCTGCGCCCCGCGGTATTCGGCGCGATGGACGGACTGGTCTCCAACCTCGCCCTGATGACCGGTGTCGCGGGCGGCGCCGTGTCCCAGCAGACCATCATCATCACGGGGCTCGCCGGACTCGCCGCGGGCGCCTTCTCTATGGCGGCCGGCGAGTACACCTCGGTGGCCTCCCAGCGGGAGCTCGTCGAGGCCGAACTGGACGTGGAGCGGCGGGAGTTGCGTAAGCACCCGGTCGACGAGATGGAGGAGCTCGCCGCGCTGTACGTGGCCCGCGGCGTCGAGCCCGCGCTGGCCCGTGAAGTTGCGATGCAGCTCTCCAGGGACCCCGAGCAGGCGCTGGAGATCCACGCCCGCGAGGAGCTCGGCATCGACCCGGACGACCTGCCGTCGCCGACCGTCGCCGCCGTCTCGTCCTTCGGCTCGTTCGCGCTGGGCGCGCTGCTGCCCGTACTGCCGTATCTCCTCGGCGCGAGCTCCCTGTGGCCCGCGGTGCTGCTCGCTCTGGTCGGGCTCTTCGCCTGCGGTGCGCTCGTGGCCCGGGTGACCGTGCGCAGCTGGTGGTACAGCGGACTGCGCCAGCTGGTCCTCGGCGGCACGGCGGCGGCCGTCACCTACGGGCTCGGGGCGCTGTTCGGCGCGGCTCTCTGA
- the gltB gene encoding glutamate synthase large subunit — MRSDAWSPMDGRPAPQGMYDPRNEHDACGVGFVATLTGVASHELVEQALTVLRNLEHRGATGSEPDSGDGAGILLQVPDAFLREVGDFELPEAGSYAVGIAFLPADDSTGAVSRIEKIAAEEGLTVLGWREVPVSPDLLGNGARATMPAFSQLFVSDGPDGASKGIALDRKAFVLRKRAEREAGVYFPSLSARTIVYKGMLTTGQLEPFFPDLSDRRLATAVALVHSRFSTNTFPSWPLAHPYRFVAHNGEINTVKGNRNWMRARESQLASELFGAEKLERIFPVCTPDASDSASFDEVLELLHLGGRSLPHSVLMMVPEAWENHDSMDPARRAFYQYHSTMMEPWDGPACVTFTDGTQVGAVLDRNGLRPGRYWVTDDGLVVLSSEVGVLDIDPAKVVRKGRLQPGKMFLVDTAEHRIIEDDEIKSALAAEQPYQEWLEAGEIELEDLPEREHIVHTHASVTRRQQTFGYTEEELRVILAPMARTSGEPLGSMGTDSPIAALSERPRLLFDYFTQLFAQVTNPPLDAIREELVTSLHSSLGPQGNLLEPTAASCRSVTLPFPVIDNDELAKLIHVNADGDMPGMTAATLSGLYRVSGGGDVLAARIEEICAEVDAAIEDGARMIVLSDRHSDAEHAPIPSLLLTSAVHHHLIRTKQRTQVGLLVEAGDVREVHHVALLIGYGAAAVNPYLAMESVEDLVRAGTFIEGLEPEQAIRNLIYALGKGVLKVMSKMGISTVASYRGAQVFEAVGLDEAFVEKYFNGTATKIGGAGLDVIAKEVAARHAKAYPASGIAASHRALEIGGEYQWRREGEPHLFDPETVFRLQHATRTKRYDIFKKYTDRVNEQSERLMTLRGLFALKTNENGRSDRQPISIDEVEPVSEIVKRFSTGAMSYGSISREAHETLAIAMNQLGGKSNTGEGGEDADRLYDPERRSSIKQVASGRFGVTSEYLVNADDIQIKMAQGAKPGEGGQLPGHKVYPWVAKTRHSTPGVGLISPPPHHDIYSIEDLAQLIHDLKNANPAARIHVKLVSEVGVGTVAAGVSKAHADVVLISGHDGGTGASPLTSLKHAGGPWELGLAETQQTLLLNGLRDRIVVQTDGQLKTGRDVVIAALLGAEEFGFATAPLVVSGCIMMRVCHLDTCPVGIATQNPTLRDRFSGKAEYVVNFFEFIAQEVRELLAELGFRTIEEAVGRAELLETERAVDHWKAQGLNLAPLFHVPELPDGAVRHALVEQDHGLEKALDKELIELAAEALNAATAEEAQPVRAQVAIRNINRTVGTMLGYEVTKKFGGAGLPDDTIDITFTGSAGQSFGAFVPRGVTLRLEGDANDYVGKGLSGGRVIVRPDRGADHLAEYSTIAGNTIAYGATGGELFLRGRTGERFCVRNSGATVVSEGVGDHGCEYMTGGHAVVLGETGRNFAAGMSGGVAYVIDLDRDNVNVGNVDAIEALSDADKEWLHDVVRRHQEETGSTVAAKLLADWSVAVDRFSKIIPTTYKAVLAAKDAAELAGLSEQETTEKMMEAATNG; from the coding sequence ATGCGTTCCGACGCCTGGTCGCCCATGGACGGTCGCCCCGCCCCCCAGGGGATGTACGACCCCCGTAACGAACACGACGCATGCGGCGTCGGGTTCGTGGCCACCCTCACCGGTGTTGCCAGCCATGAGCTGGTCGAGCAGGCGCTGACCGTACTGCGTAATCTCGAGCACCGCGGTGCCACCGGCTCCGAACCCGACTCGGGTGACGGCGCCGGCATCCTGCTTCAGGTCCCCGACGCATTTTTGCGTGAGGTCGGCGACTTCGAACTTCCCGAAGCCGGTTCCTACGCCGTCGGTATCGCCTTCCTGCCGGCCGACGACTCCACGGGAGCCGTCTCACGCATTGAGAAGATCGCCGCCGAGGAGGGCCTGACGGTCCTCGGCTGGCGCGAGGTCCCGGTCAGCCCGGATCTGCTCGGCAACGGCGCGCGCGCCACCATGCCGGCCTTCTCCCAGCTCTTCGTGTCGGACGGACCGGACGGCGCCAGCAAGGGCATCGCACTGGACCGCAAGGCGTTCGTGCTGCGCAAGCGCGCCGAGCGCGAGGCCGGCGTCTACTTCCCCTCGCTCTCCGCCCGCACCATCGTCTACAAGGGCATGCTGACCACCGGCCAGCTGGAGCCCTTCTTTCCGGACCTCTCGGACCGCCGCCTGGCGACCGCCGTCGCGCTCGTGCACTCGCGGTTCTCGACCAACACCTTCCCGAGCTGGCCGCTCGCCCACCCGTACCGCTTCGTCGCGCACAACGGCGAGATCAACACGGTCAAGGGCAACCGCAACTGGATGCGTGCCCGCGAGTCGCAGCTCGCCTCCGAGCTCTTCGGGGCGGAGAAGCTGGAGCGGATCTTCCCGGTCTGTACGCCGGACGCCTCCGACTCCGCGTCCTTCGACGAGGTCCTGGAGCTCCTGCACCTCGGCGGCCGCTCCCTGCCGCACTCCGTGCTGATGATGGTCCCCGAGGCGTGGGAGAACCACGACTCCATGGACCCGGCCCGGCGCGCCTTCTACCAGTACCACTCCACGATGATGGAGCCCTGGGACGGCCCGGCCTGTGTCACCTTCACCGACGGCACCCAGGTCGGCGCGGTCCTCGACCGTAACGGCCTGCGCCCGGGTCGCTACTGGGTCACCGACGACGGACTCGTCGTCCTCTCCTCCGAGGTCGGCGTCCTCGACATCGACCCGGCCAAGGTCGTCCGCAAGGGCCGCCTCCAGCCCGGCAAGATGTTCCTCGTCGACACCGCCGAGCACCGCATCATCGAGGACGACGAGATCAAGTCGGCCCTCGCCGCCGAGCAGCCGTACCAGGAGTGGCTGGAGGCCGGCGAGATCGAGCTCGAGGACCTGCCCGAGCGCGAGCACATCGTCCACACCCACGCCTCGGTCACCCGCCGCCAGCAGACCTTCGGGTACACCGAGGAGGAGCTGCGCGTCATCCTCGCGCCCATGGCAAGGACCAGCGGCGAGCCGCTCGGCTCCATGGGTACGGACTCCCCGATCGCGGCCCTGTCCGAGCGCCCCCGGCTGCTCTTCGACTACTTCACCCAGCTGTTCGCGCAGGTCACCAACCCGCCGCTGGACGCCATCCGCGAGGAGCTCGTCACCTCGCTGCACTCCTCGCTGGGCCCGCAGGGCAACCTGCTCGAGCCGACCGCGGCCTCCTGTCGGTCGGTCACGCTGCCCTTCCCGGTGATCGACAACGACGAGCTGGCCAAGCTCATCCACGTCAACGCCGACGGCGACATGCCCGGCATGACCGCCGCGACCCTCTCCGGTCTCTACCGCGTCAGCGGCGGCGGCGACGTCCTCGCGGCCCGCATCGAGGAGATCTGCGCCGAGGTCGACGCCGCCATAGAGGACGGCGCCCGCATGATCGTTCTCTCCGACCGGCACTCGGACGCCGAGCACGCGCCGATCCCGTCGCTGCTGCTCACCTCCGCCGTCCACCACCACCTCATCCGGACCAAGCAGCGCACCCAGGTGGGCCTGCTGGTCGAGGCCGGCGACGTACGCGAGGTGCACCACGTCGCGCTCCTCATCGGTTACGGCGCGGCCGCCGTCAACCCGTACCTGGCGATGGAGTCCGTCGAGGACCTGGTCCGGGCCGGCACCTTCATAGAGGGCCTGGAGCCCGAGCAGGCCATCCGCAACCTGATCTACGCGCTGGGCAAGGGTGTCCTGAAGGTCATGTCCAAGATGGGCATCTCGACGGTCGCCTCCTACCGCGGCGCGCAGGTCTTCGAGGCCGTCGGTCTCGATGAGGCCTTCGTGGAGAAGTACTTCAACGGCACCGCCACGAAGATCGGCGGAGCCGGACTCGACGTCATCGCCAAGGAGGTCGCTGCCCGGCACGCCAAGGCGTACCCGGCCTCCGGCATCGCGGCCTCGCACCGCGCGCTGGAGATCGGTGGCGAGTACCAGTGGCGGCGTGAGGGCGAGCCGCATCTGTTCGACCCGGAGACGGTCTTCCGCCTCCAGCACGCCACGCGCACCAAGCGGTACGACATCTTCAAGAAGTACACGGACCGTGTGAACGAGCAGTCCGAGCGGCTGATGACGCTGCGCGGCCTGTTCGCCCTAAAGACAAATGAGAACGGTAGGTCGGACCGCCAGCCGATCTCCATCGACGAGGTCGAGCCGGTCTCCGAGATCGTCAAGCGCTTCTCCACCGGCGCGATGTCGTACGGATCGATCTCCCGCGAGGCGCACGAGACCCTCGCCATCGCCATGAACCAGCTGGGCGGCAAGTCCAACACCGGTGAGGGCGGCGAGGACGCGGACCGGCTGTACGACCCGGAGCGCCGCTCCTCCATCAAGCAGGTCGCCTCCGGCCGCTTCGGCGTGACGAGCGAGTACCTGGTCAACGCGGACGACATCCAGATCAAGATGGCGCAGGGCGCCAAGCCCGGCGAGGGCGGCCAGCTGCCCGGCCACAAGGTCTACCCCTGGGTCGCCAAGACCCGGCACTCGACCCCGGGCGTCGGGCTGATCTCGCCGCCGCCGCACCACGACATCTACTCCATCGAGGACCTGGCTCAGCTGATCCACGACCTCAAGAACGCCAACCCGGCCGCCCGCATCCACGTGAAGCTGGTCTCCGAGGTCGGTGTCGGCACGGTCGCCGCCGGTGTCTCCAAGGCGCACGCGGACGTCGTCCTCATCTCCGGCCACGACGGCGGTACCGGCGCCTCGCCGCTCACCTCGCTGAAGCACGCGGGCGGCCCCTGGGAGCTCGGCCTCGCCGAGACCCAGCAGACCCTGCTGCTCAACGGCCTGCGCGACCGCATCGTCGTCCAGACCGACGGTCAGCTCAAGACCGGCCGGGACGTCGTCATCGCCGCGCTGCTCGGCGCCGAGGAGTTCGGTTTCGCGACCGCGCCGCTCGTCGTCTCCGGCTGCATCATGATGCGCGTCTGCCACCTGGACACCTGCCCGGTCGGCATCGCCACGCAGAACCCGACCCTCCGGGACCGGTTCTCCGGCAAGGCCGAGTACGTCGTCAACTTCTTCGAGTTCATCGCCCAGGAGGTCCGTGAGCTCCTCGCCGAGCTGGGCTTCCGTACGATCGAGGAGGCCGTCGGCCGCGCCGAACTCCTCGAGACCGAGCGGGCCGTGGACCACTGGAAGGCGCAGGGCCTCAACCTGGCTCCGCTCTTCCACGTCCCCGAGCTGCCGGACGGCGCGGTGCGCCATGCGCTGGTCGAGCAGGACCACGGCCTGGAGAAGGCGCTCGACAAGGAGCTGATCGAGCTCGCCGCCGAAGCGCTGAACGCCGCTACCGCCGAGGAAGCCCAGCCGGTCCGCGCGCAGGTCGCGATCCGCAACATCAACCGGACCGTCGGCACGATGCTCGGTTACGAGGTGACGAAGAAGTTCGGCGGCGCGGGCCTGCCCGACGACACCATCGACATCACCTTCACCGGCTCGGCGGGCCAGTCCTTCGGCGCGTTCGTCCCGCGGGGCGTCACCCTGCGCCTGGAGGGCGACGCCAACGACTACGTCGGCAAGGGTCTCTCCGGCGGCCGCGTCATCGTCCGCCCGGACCGGGGCGCCGACCACCTCGCCGAGTACTCCACCATCGCGGGCAACACCATCGCCTACGGTGCGACCGGCGGCGAGCTGTTCCTGCGCGGCCGCACCGGCGAGCGGTTCTGCGTCCGTAACTCCGGGGCCACGGTCGTCTCGGAGGGCGTGGGCGACCACGGCTGCGAGTACATGACCGGCGGCCACGCGGTGGTGCTGGGCGAGACCGGACGTAACTTCGCAGCCGGCATGTCCGGCGGTGTCGCGTACGTCATCGATCTCGACCGCGACAACGTCAACGTCGGCAATGTCGATGCCATCGAGGCCCTCTCGGACGCCGACAAGGAGTGGCTGCACGATGTCGTGCGCCGCCACCAGGAGGAGACGGGCTCCACCGTCGCAGCGAAGCTGCTGGCAGATTGGTCCGTCGCGGTGGACCGATTCAGCAAGATCATCCCGACCACGTACAAGGCAGTGCTCGCCGCCAAGGACGCCGCTGAGCTCGCCGGTCTCTCCGAGCAGGAGACCACTGAGAAGATGATGGAGGCGGCGACCAATGGCTGA
- a CDS encoding glutamate synthase subunit beta has translation MADPKGFLTTGREVAKSRPVAERVKDWNEVYVPGSLLPIISKQAGRCMDCGIPFCHNGCPLGNLIPEWNDYAYREDWAAASERLHATNNFPEFTGRLCPAPCESACVLGINQPAVTIKNVEVSIIDKAWDSNDVRPQAPERLSGKTVAVIGSGPAGLAAAQQLTRAGHTVVVYERADRIGGLLRYGIPEFKMEKVHINRRIEQMRAEGTKFRTEVEIGRDIDAAKLRRRYDAVVIAAGATVSRDLPVPGRELNGIHFAMEYLPLSNKVQEGDFVAPPITAEGKHVVVIGGGDTGADCVGTAHRQGAASVTQLEIMPRPGEERPSGQPWPTFPMLYKVTSAHEEGGERVYSVSTTHFEGDDEGNVQFLHLVEVEFVDGKLTQKPGTERKLPAQLVTLAMGFTGTDQENGLVQQFGLELDERGNVARDADFATNVDGVYVAGDAGRGQSLIVWAIAEGRSAARGVDRYLTGASELPAPIRPTDRALTV, from the coding sequence ATGGCTGACCCCAAGGGCTTCCTGACCACCGGCCGCGAGGTCGCCAAGTCCCGCCCCGTCGCGGAGCGCGTGAAGGACTGGAACGAGGTCTACGTTCCCGGCTCGCTGCTGCCGATCATCAGCAAGCAGGCCGGCCGCTGCATGGACTGCGGCATTCCGTTCTGCCACAACGGCTGTCCGCTGGGGAACCTCATCCCCGAGTGGAACGACTACGCCTACCGCGAGGACTGGGCGGCCGCGAGCGAGCGGCTGCACGCGACCAACAACTTCCCGGAGTTCACCGGCCGTCTGTGCCCCGCTCCGTGCGAGTCGGCCTGCGTCCTCGGCATCAACCAGCCGGCCGTCACCATCAAGAACGTCGAAGTCTCGATCATCGACAAGGCCTGGGACAGCAATGACGTACGGCCCCAGGCGCCGGAGCGGCTTTCCGGCAAGACGGTGGCGGTCATCGGCTCGGGCCCGGCGGGTCTGGCCGCGGCGCAGCAGCTGACGCGGGCGGGTCACACGGTCGTGGTGTACGAGCGCGCGGACCGCATCGGCGGGCTGCTGCGGTACGGCATCCCCGAGTTCAAGATGGAGAAGGTGCACATCAACCGCCGTATCGAGCAGATGCGCGCGGAGGGCACCAAGTTCCGTACCGAGGTGGAGATCGGCCGTGACATCGACGCGGCGAAGCTGCGCCGGCGCTATGACGCGGTGGTCATCGCGGCGGGCGCGACCGTCTCCCGCGACCTGCCGGTCCCCGGCCGTGAGCTGAACGGCATCCACTTCGCGATGGAGTACCTGCCGCTCTCCAACAAGGTGCAGGAGGGTGACTTCGTCGCTCCCCCGATCACCGCTGAGGGCAAGCACGTCGTCGTCATCGGCGGCGGCGACACCGGCGCGGACTGCGTGGGCACGGCCCACCGCCAGGGGGCGGCCTCCGTCACCCAGCTGGAGATCATGCCGCGTCCCGGCGAGGAGCGGCCGTCGGGCCAGCCGTGGCCGACGTTCCCCATGCTCTACAAGGTCACCTCGGCGCACGAGGAGGGCGGCGAGCGGGTCTACTCCGTCTCGACGACGCACTTCGAGGGCGACGACGAGGGGAACGTGCAGTTCCTGCACCTGGTCGAGGTGGAGTTCGTCGACGGCAAGCTCACCCAGAAGCCGGGCACGGAGCGCAAGCTGCCCGCGCAGCTGGTCACCCTCGCGATGGGCTTCACCGGCACGGACCAGGAGAACGGTCTGGTCCAGCAGTTCGGCCTGGAGCTGGACGAGCGGGGCAACGTTGCGCGGGACGCGGACTTCGCGACGAACGTCGACGGCGTGTACGTCGCGGGTGACGCGGGCCGTGGTCAGTCGCTGATCGTGTGGGCGATCGCCGAGGGCCGCTCGGCGGCGCGCGGTGTGGACCGCTACCTGACGGGGGCGAGCGAACTGCCGGCTCCGATCCGCCCGACGGACCGTGCGCTGACGGTCTGA
- a CDS encoding VWA domain-containing protein: MAAISLRKIEETAPALVSLYKSAGVSLDKHRLSGERAAVYLVLDYSGSMKDYYKDGSVQALADRVLGLSAHLDDDGSVPVVFFSTDIDAVTDIALENHRGRVDEIVAGLGHMGKTSYHLAMDAVIDHYIDSGSTAPALVVFQTDGGPISKHAAERYLCKAAKLPLFWQFIGFGNKRSSQFDFLHKLDELAVPAKRAVDNAGFFHAGLDPRQVPDMELYDRLVAEFPSWLAAARAQGIVR; encoded by the coding sequence ATGGCGGCCATCAGTCTCCGCAAGATCGAGGAGACCGCTCCCGCGCTGGTCAGCCTCTACAAGAGCGCCGGTGTTTCCCTGGACAAGCACCGGCTGAGCGGGGAGCGCGCGGCCGTCTATCTGGTGCTCGACTACTCCGGCTCCATGAAGGACTACTACAAGGACGGCAGCGTCCAGGCCCTGGCCGACCGGGTGCTCGGTCTGTCGGCACACCTCGACGACGACGGATCCGTGCCCGTCGTCTTCTTCTCCACGGACATCGACGCGGTCACGGACATCGCCCTGGAGAACCACCGCGGCCGGGTCGACGAGATCGTGGCGGGCCTCGGGCACATGGGCAAGACCAGCTACCACCTGGCCATGGACGCGGTCATCGACCACTACATCGACAGCGGCTCGACCGCGCCCGCGCTGGTCGTCTTCCAGACGGACGGCGGCCCGATCAGCAAGCACGCGGCGGAACGCTATCTGTGCAAGGCCGCGAAGCTGCCGCTGTTCTGGCAGTTCATCGGCTTCGGCAACAAGCGCAGCTCGCAGTTCGACTTCCTGCACAAGCTCGACGAACTCGCCGTGCCCGCCAAACGCGCCGTCGACAACGCGGGCTTCTTCCACGCCGGACTCGACCCGCGGCAGGTCCCGGACATGGAGCTCTACGACCGGTTGGTCGCCGAGTTCCCCAGCTGGCTGGCGGCGGCCCGTGCGCAAGGCATCGTGCGATGA
- a CDS encoding HutD family protein: MTVRVFRAADRAAVPWKNGGGVTREIAVSPEGAGMDAFDWRISLADVGAEGPFSAFSGIDRTLTVVEGAGMDLMVGGQRTLADERYRPYDFPGDVETDGRLLGGPVVNFNVMHRRGRTACLTSVVRGGLRVVVEPGSTVVIVAVDGPTVLEDARVTLGQYDAAVLDDSPGSLRTEGHAAVVTLRTR; the protein is encoded by the coding sequence ATGACGGTACGGGTGTTCAGGGCAGCCGACCGGGCGGCCGTGCCGTGGAAGAACGGCGGCGGCGTCACCCGCGAGATCGCCGTCTCGCCCGAGGGGGCCGGGATGGACGCCTTCGACTGGCGGATCAGCCTCGCGGACGTCGGCGCGGAGGGACCGTTCTCCGCGTTCTCCGGGATCGACCGGACGCTGACCGTGGTCGAGGGTGCCGGGATGGACCTCATGGTCGGCGGGCAGCGCACACTGGCCGATGAGCGGTACCGGCCCTACGACTTCCCCGGTGATGTGGAGACCGACGGACGCCTCCTCGGCGGGCCCGTCGTCAACTTCAACGTCATGCACCGCAGGGGCCGTACGGCCTGCCTGACCTCGGTGGTGCGCGGCGGACTGCGGGTAGTGGTGGAGCCCGGCTCGACGGTCGTGATCGTCGCGGTGGACGGGCCCACGGTCCTGGAGGATGCGCGCGTGACGCTCGGGCAGTACGACGCGGCGGTGCTGGACGACTCGCCCGGCTCGCTGCGTACGGAGGGGCACGCGGCGGTCGTCACGCTGCGGACCCGGTGA
- a CDS encoding pyridoxamine 5'-phosphate oxidase family protein, whose product MTSNSWADFRAAEPGFAETVQKRFEQYKHHVLATLRKDGSPRVTGLEVTFRSGELWLGMMPGSRKAQDLKRDPRFALQANPGADDSMGGGDVRIAGRAVEVTDPGEKARFVAEVKPPEPFHLFRVELGEVVQTYVDGEELVVRTWQPGAAVRTQRRR is encoded by the coding sequence ATGACATCGAATTCATGGGCAGACTTCCGGGCGGCGGAGCCGGGCTTCGCGGAGACCGTGCAGAAGCGATTCGAGCAGTACAAGCACCATGTGCTGGCCACGCTGCGCAAGGACGGTTCGCCGCGGGTGACGGGTCTTGAGGTGACGTTCCGCTCCGGTGAGTTGTGGCTCGGCATGATGCCGGGCTCCCGTAAGGCGCAGGACCTGAAGCGCGATCCGCGCTTCGCCCTCCAGGCGAACCCCGGCGCCGACGACTCCATGGGCGGCGGTGACGTCCGGATCGCCGGGCGCGCGGTGGAGGTCACCGATCCTGGGGAGAAGGCCCGGTTCGTGGCGGAAGTCAAGCCACCGGAGCCGTTCCATCTCTTCCGCGTCGAGCTGGGCGAGGTGGTTCAGACGTACGTCGACGGCGAGGAACTGGTCGTACGGACCTGGCAGCCGGGCGCGGCGGTCCGCACGCAGCGGCGCCGCTGA